The sequence ATCTGCTATTGTTTCAATTCAAACTCTCACCCCACGAGTGTAAACACGATGGACTCCACCGCGGAATTGGCCATTCAGCGCCCTCAACCAAGTAAGTTCTATCGCTGGAACGTCCTCATCTGGGTCAGCCTGGCGATGTTCGGCAACTACTATGTCTATGACGCCCTGAGTCCAGTCGCCGATCTGCTCGTAAAGCAACTTCATTTTACTGACTCAAACATCGGGCTGCTCCAGGGCATTTACAGCATCCCCAACATCTTCACCGTCGTGATCGGCGGCATGATCATCGACCGCGTCGGCGTGAAGAAGTCAACCATGCTGTTTGGTGTTCTCTGTCTTCTAGGCTCCATCATCACGGTCCTCAGCTCGCACCTCTGGGTAATGGCGGCCGGGCGTCTCGTCTTCGGCATGGGCGCCGAGTCTCTCATTGTCTCCGTCACTACGCTGCTCGCCAAATGGTTCCGCGGCAAAGAACTCAGCTTCGCCTTCGGCGTAAATCTCACGATTGCTCGTCTCGGCTCATTTGCCGCTCTCAACTCGCCGACGTGGGCACGCGCCGCTTTCGTCAACTGGCGCTATCCATTCTTGATCGCTGTCGGCGTATGCACTCTCTGCGTCGTCGGTGCTGTCATCTACTGGGGGCTGGAAAACTACGCCGAAAGACACTACGAACTCGGTGCGGCCTCCAAGCCGGACAAGGTCGAGCTCCGCGAGCTCTTCAAATTCGGTCTTTCGTACTGGTATATCGTCGGACTCTGCATCGTCTTTTATTCCGGCATCTTCCCCTTCCAGACTTTCGCCGTGAAGTTCTTCATGGACGCCCACGGAACCTCGCGCGAACTCGGCGGCTTTTTGTCATCCATGCTCACTCTTTTCGCCATGATCGCCACGCCTTTGTTCGGCCTGCTTGTTGACAAGGTCGCGAAGCGCGCCCTGTTCATGATGTTTGGCTCACTTTTGCTGATCCCGGTGTACATCATGATGGGATACACCCACGTGAACCTCTACGTCCCGATGGCGATGATGGGCATCGCCTTCTCGTTGATTCCGGCCGTAATGTGGCCTTCGGTCGCCTACATCGTGGATGAAGCAAAACTCGGTACCGCCTACGGCGTAATGACCATGATCCAGAACATCGGATTGGCCGGCTTTAATTTCCTGATTGGCTGGGCCAACGATCACGCTGCCGCCAGCGCGGCGAACCCGAAGGGCTACCGTCTCGGCATGGAGATCTTCTCGGTCCTTGGCTTCCTCGGCGTTACCTTCGCGTTCCTCCTCCGCCAGCGCGAGACTGGCCCCCACGGCCACGGTCTCGAAACCATCAAAGCAGGAGCTTCAAAGTAGTCTTTTGGTGTGTCTCTCTGTGTGGCGCGGCTCTTTAGCCGTGCCACAAAGGTTGTGCAGGTGGGGCCTTCGCCACGGATATCCGCCCGCCGTTTTCATCCGCCTAAACCCCCGAAAATTCGCGGTTAGGCAACCAAAGTGGCTGCCGAGTCCTCTCTGTTGTGGGGCCTCTTACATCTGGGACCTCGCAAGTCAGCACTCACTTACTGAAACCGGCGTCGTTGCGTGTTGGCCATTGCCTTCCCTCAGCGATTCGAATACAACAAACATCAACTCTGGCGGCATCCTAGAGATAGCAGCCAATAAAGAATAGCCATTGACTCAAGCGAAGAAAATTCTGGCTTCCGGAATTACCGAAGCTGAGGCGATTGCAAGAGCCCAGGGCGGAGACGCAATAGCGTTCGAAATGCTTTATGGGCTCCACAAGCGGCGCGTCTATTCCCTTTGCTTGCGCATGACCGGGAACACCGCCGAAGCCGAAGACCTGACGCAGGAAGCGTTCCTCCAGCTTTACCGGAAGATCGCAACCTTCCGCGGCGAGTCTGCGTTCTCAACCTGGCTGCACAGGCTGGCCGTGAACGTGGTGCTTATGCATCTGCGGAAGAAGGGCCTGCCGGAAATTTCGCTCGACGAAGCGCTCGAGCCACAACAGGAAGACGGGCCGAAGAAGGACATTGGCGCGCGTGACAACGTGCTCGCCGGGTCTATCGATCGCGTCAATCTTGAGAGGGCCATCGAAAGTTTGCCTCCTGGATACCGCATCATCTTCGTGCTGCACGATATTGAAGGCTACGAGCATAATGAAATCGCAGAAATGATGGGCTGCTCCATCGGGAACAGCAAATCACAACTGCACAAAGCGCGCATGAAATTGCGCGACCTCCTCAAGATCAGCAGAGCCGAAAAGGCCTTAAGGCATTGAGAGGAGGAAGCCATATGGGAGTGCCGGGCACAATGGCGAATTACGGAATCTACGGCGCGACCGGGGTGGCTCTTTCGATTGGGAGAGAGAAGAAATGACCTGCGCAGAGTTCCAGCGCGTATTGCCATACATCATTGATACAGGCGGCAATGCCGAGCAGGAGGAGCACCTCCGTCACTGCCCGGTCTGTGCCGACCTCGTTGCCGACCTCAAGTACATTGCCGACCAGGCTAAACTCCTGGTTCCCATGGAAGATCCGAGCCCGCGTGTGTGGGAAGGACTTCAGAAGTCTCTAGAGCGCGAAGGGCTGGTAAAATCCGCACCAGCAAGGAGGTCCCTTCTAGGACTCCCTCTGGGAGACTGGGAGTGGTTCGCCGCTGGAGCCGTGATCGCGATGCTGCTCGCGGGTATTTACCTGACTCACAACAAGCCCCCCGCGGACCAATCCACGAATCCCCAGGTTGCCGCCATCGCAGATTCGGACCTTACCAGTTCCGAAGATCAGGAAATCCTCAGCAACGTCGCGCAACTTCCACCCGATGTCCGTGATACTTACAAACAGGGATTGCACGATGTGAATTCTTACATTCGCGATGCGGAGCGCTCCGTCCGGGAAAACCCCAATGACGACGGCGCCCGCCAATTGCTAATGCGCGCGTATCAGCAGAAGGCTTTGCTGTACAGAATGGCCTCACGTTCGGGACAGTGAGGTACAGAGTTGGGTAAGGCCACGACTTTAGCCGTGGCGGTAGCAGAATTTGAGATAGGGGCTTCAGCCCCTGAGGGGCCGCCGAAGACATCATGAACACGTGGAATAACGGCGCAAAGCTGGCCCTGGCAGTCGCGTTCGCCTTCGTTTCCCTTGCGTCCGTCGCGCAGACCCGCAAGGAGATGAGATTCAACGTTGGTCCCGGATCCTCTCTCACCATCACCAATGACTTCGGCCCCGTCACCGTCCACGTCGCTCCCGGCTCGCAAATTCTCGCAACCGCAACGCTTCAGCCTGACCAGATGGAAATAGATCAGACCCACACGGGCTCGCGCGTAGAACTGTTCACTCATTCGCTTCAGCAGCGCCCGAACGCTAATGTCTCCCGCGTGCAGTTCGATGTGACTGTGCCCCCCGATTGCGACCTCATCATCCACTCTTCCGCCGGCCCTATTTCCGTCGAAAAGGTCCGCGGAGACGTCAGTGCCGACGGCGATCTCGCAAACATCGACGTCCATGATGTCGGCGGAGGACATGTTCACCTTCGGACGTTAAAGGGCAATATAACAGCGACGAACATAATCGACGGCCACGTCGAAATCAGTTCCGTGTCCGGACCGGTTACGCTCAAGAACGTCAGCGGACCCAACGTCGAAGTCAACACCACCAACGGAGTCATCACCTACACCGGCATGTTCTCCGATAACGGTGACTACGAATTCACCACTCACTCGGGCGATATCAACGTCAGTCTCCCAGCCAACGCCTCCGTCGACGTCGCCGCTCGCTCGGTCACCGGCAAAGTCGAAAACGATTTCCCCTTCCATCCCAAGCAACACGTCCCATTTCCAGTTACCTCGGGACGTGCCTTTGCGGGTACCTCCAACTCAGGTGGTTCCTCGGTCCAACTCCGTTCTTACAGTGGTACAATCCGCGTCAAGAAACAGTAAACATTGGCAGTACGGGATTTCACTGAAGCACGCTCTCAGGTGGAGTAGGTGCCAGTCCCGCGCCGGCCGTCACGCGGAGAACGGTGATCCAGACGCAACCCATCCGAAGCCGT comes from Terriglobia bacterium and encodes:
- a CDS encoding MFS transporter; this translates as MDSTAELAIQRPQPSKFYRWNVLIWVSLAMFGNYYVYDALSPVADLLVKQLHFTDSNIGLLQGIYSIPNIFTVVIGGMIIDRVGVKKSTMLFGVLCLLGSIITVLSSHLWVMAAGRLVFGMGAESLIVSVTTLLAKWFRGKELSFAFGVNLTIARLGSFAALNSPTWARAAFVNWRYPFLIAVGVCTLCVVGAVIYWGLENYAERHYELGAASKPDKVELRELFKFGLSYWYIVGLCIVFYSGIFPFQTFAVKFFMDAHGTSRELGGFLSSMLTLFAMIATPLFGLLVDKVAKRALFMMFGSLLLIPVYIMMGYTHVNLYVPMAMMGIAFSLIPAVMWPSVAYIVDEAKLGTAYGVMTMIQNIGLAGFNFLIGWANDHAAASAANPKGYRLGMEIFSVLGFLGVTFAFLLRQRETGPHGHGLETIKAGASK
- a CDS encoding sigma-70 family RNA polymerase sigma factor, with the protein product MTQAKKILASGITEAEAIARAQGGDAIAFEMLYGLHKRRVYSLCLRMTGNTAEAEDLTQEAFLQLYRKIATFRGESAFSTWLHRLAVNVVLMHLRKKGLPEISLDEALEPQQEDGPKKDIGARDNVLAGSIDRVNLERAIESLPPGYRIIFVLHDIEGYEHNEIAEMMGCSIGNSKSQLHKARMKLRDLLKISRAEKALRH
- a CDS encoding DUF4097 family beta strand repeat-containing protein; this translates as MNTWNNGAKLALAVAFAFVSLASVAQTRKEMRFNVGPGSSLTITNDFGPVTVHVAPGSQILATATLQPDQMEIDQTHTGSRVELFTHSLQQRPNANVSRVQFDVTVPPDCDLIIHSSAGPISVEKVRGDVSADGDLANIDVHDVGGGHVHLRTLKGNITATNIIDGHVEISSVSGPVTLKNVSGPNVEVNTTNGVITYTGMFSDNGDYEFTTHSGDINVSLPANASVDVAARSVTGKVENDFPFHPKQHVPFPVTSGRAFAGTSNSGGSSVQLRSYSGTIRVKKQ